In Sphingomonas sp. SORGH_AS_0950, the following are encoded in one genomic region:
- a CDS encoding NADH:ubiquinone oxidoreductase subunit NDUFA12, translating into MGINLNPFTWWNGATIGTWFGLRGKAQVGEDAHGNVYYEGGSDTAGRPRRWVIYKGSNDASRVPAEWFSWLHHQIEDVPDRSLPLRRAWQKPTLPNQTGTAMAYRPAGALEKGGQRAAATGDYEAWTPEG; encoded by the coding sequence ATGGGCATCAACCTCAACCCCTTCACCTGGTGGAACGGCGCCACCATCGGCACCTGGTTCGGTCTGCGCGGCAAGGCGCAGGTGGGCGAGGATGCCCACGGCAATGTCTATTATGAAGGCGGCAGCGACACCGCCGGACGCCCGCGCCGCTGGGTGATCTACAAGGGCTCGAACGATGCCAGCCGGGTTCCGGCGGAATGGTTCAGCTGGCTGCATCATCAGATCGAGGATGTGCCCGACCGCTCGCTGCCGCTGCGTCGCGCGTGGCAGAAGCCGACCCTGCCCAACCAGACCGGCACCGCCATGGCCTATCGCCCGGCCGGTGCGCTCGAAAAGGGTGGCCAGCGCGCCGCCGCGACGGGCGATTACGAAGCCTGGACGCCCGAGGGGTGA
- a CDS encoding ParA family protein: MAAIAIYSMKGGVGKTSMAVNLAWCAATQCARRTLLWDLDPQAASTWLLGGPAPGDQAQAIFSRDVAVERLVRRTDTPNLSLIGADTSLRGLDLLFHQLDKKKRLGKLIDGLDGYDRVLLDCPPGLTETTDQVLRAVDLIVVPVVPSALSTRALEVVDSHVRGRVPILPVHVMVDRRRRLHAEAVTAQPDWPAIPMASLVEAMGEHRAPIGAFAPRSAAAQAYATLWRAVERRLSGK; the protein is encoded by the coding sequence GTGGCGGCGATCGCGATCTACAGCATGAAGGGCGGCGTGGGTAAGACCAGCATGGCGGTCAACCTGGCCTGGTGCGCGGCGACCCAATGCGCGCGCCGCACGCTGTTATGGGATCTCGATCCGCAGGCCGCGTCGACCTGGCTACTGGGCGGCCCGGCCCCCGGCGATCAGGCGCAGGCGATCTTTTCGCGCGACGTCGCGGTCGAACGGCTGGTGCGCCGGACCGACACGCCCAACCTGTCGCTGATCGGCGCCGACACCTCGTTGCGCGGGCTCGACCTGCTGTTCCACCAGCTCGACAAGAAGAAGCGGCTGGGCAAGCTGATCGACGGGCTGGATGGCTATGACCGGGTGCTGCTCGACTGCCCGCCGGGGCTGACCGAAACGACCGACCAGGTGCTGCGCGCGGTCGACCTGATCGTGGTGCCGGTGGTCCCCTCCGCGCTGTCGACCCGCGCGCTGGAGGTGGTGGACAGCCATGTCCGGGGCCGCGTGCCGATCCTGCCGGTCCATGTCATGGTCGACCGCCGCCGCCGCCTTCATGCGGAGGCCGTCACCGCCCAGCCCGACTGGCCCGCCATCCCCATGGCCAGCCTGGTCGAAGCGATGGGCGAGCACCGCGCTCCCATCGGCGCCTTCGCCCCGCGCAGTGCGGCGGCGCAGGCCTATGCGACGCTGTGGCGGGCGGTCGAACGGCGGCTGTCGGGCAAATGA
- a CDS encoding penicillin-binding protein 2: MSVLVARPTGTQRTAGQRHALVATTHMRLMMLMMLFGAAVLVVIGRLMMLAIFAGPADAAARTATLAARGDIVDRNGAPLARTIDSWTIAVHPKKLIGDPMEIAARLAALMPDRGDQAWFYNQLTRKANFVYLQRRASPTLVEQVNAIGEPGLVFDRETQRLYPQSNLAAHALGFLSTDGHGMSGMERVLDQRLLDPAQAGKPVALSIDTRVQAAMESELGRAMTTFSARGGGGIVLDVATGEVIAMVSLPTFNPNRVGMAGSEQLRNITTQSVFELGSTFKPITMATAMENGVVTSMARRFDATHPLKVGGYTIHDEAGDPKRWLNMAETLIYSSNIATARVADEIGPQRMQAMFKKLGFDTKPDIELREKGRPLLPTYWARTTTMTTAYGHGIAVTPLHLASAYAALVNGGIWRPATLLKVAPGHAPEGRRVLSEATSARMRQMLRLVVMRGTGRKGDAPGYRVGGKTGTAEAAVAGGYDRSRNVATFAAAFPMDAPRYVVLAMLDSPKGTKETFGWKTAAWNAAPVVGRTITRVGAMLGVVPDANKDVDVSDILPTLWQDPKAPPVDGR; encoded by the coding sequence TTGAGCGTACTCGTCGCACGTCCCACCGGCACGCAGCGTACCGCCGGCCAGCGCCATGCGCTGGTCGCGACGACGCATATGCGGCTGATGATGCTGATGATGCTGTTCGGCGCGGCGGTGCTCGTCGTGATCGGGCGGCTGATGATGCTGGCAATCTTCGCCGGTCCGGCCGACGCGGCGGCGCGCACCGCGACGCTGGCCGCGCGCGGCGACATCGTCGACCGCAACGGCGCGCCGCTCGCGCGCACGATCGACAGCTGGACGATCGCGGTCCATCCCAAGAAGCTGATCGGTGATCCGATGGAGATCGCCGCGCGCCTCGCCGCGCTGATGCCCGATCGCGGCGATCAGGCCTGGTTCTACAACCAGCTGACCCGCAAGGCGAATTTCGTCTATCTGCAACGCCGCGCCAGCCCCACGCTGGTCGAGCAGGTGAATGCGATCGGCGAGCCGGGGCTGGTCTTCGACCGAGAGACGCAGCGCCTCTATCCGCAATCCAACCTGGCGGCGCACGCGCTGGGCTTCCTGTCGACCGACGGGCACGGCATGAGCGGCATGGAGCGCGTCCTCGACCAGCGGCTGCTCGACCCGGCCCAGGCGGGCAAGCCGGTCGCGCTGTCGATCGACACGCGCGTCCAGGCGGCGATGGAGAGCGAGCTGGGCCGCGCCATGACGACCTTCTCGGCGCGCGGTGGCGGCGGCATCGTGCTCGACGTGGCGACGGGCGAGGTGATCGCGATGGTCTCGCTGCCGACCTTCAATCCCAATCGGGTCGGCATGGCGGGGTCCGAACAGCTGCGCAACATCACGACGCAGAGCGTGTTCGAGCTGGGTTCGACCTTCAAGCCGATCACCATGGCGACCGCGATGGAGAATGGCGTCGTCACCTCCATGGCGCGGCGCTTCGACGCGACCCATCCGCTCAAGGTCGGCGGCTATACCATCCATGACGAGGCGGGCGATCCGAAGCGCTGGCTGAACATGGCCGAGACGCTGATCTATTCCTCCAACATCGCCACCGCGCGCGTCGCCGACGAGATCGGGCCGCAGCGGATGCAGGCGATGTTCAAGAAGCTGGGCTTCGATACCAAGCCCGATATCGAGCTGCGCGAAAAGGGCCGTCCGCTGCTCCCCACCTATTGGGCGCGGACGACGACGATGACGACCGCCTATGGCCATGGCATTGCGGTGACGCCGCTGCACCTCGCCTCGGCCTATGCCGCGCTGGTCAATGGGGGCATCTGGCGGCCCGCGACGCTGTTGAAGGTGGCGCCCGGCCATGCGCCCGAGGGACGCCGCGTGTTGAGCGAGGCGACGAGCGCGCGGATGCGCCAGATGCTGCGGCTGGTCGTGATGCGCGGCACGGGGCGCAAGGGCGATGCGCCGGGCTATCGCGTCGGGGGCAAGACTGGTACGGCCGAGGCGGCGGTGGCGGGCGGTTATGACCGTTCGCGCAACGTGGCGACGTTTGCGGCGGCCTTTCCGATGGATGCGCCGCGCTATGTCGTGCTGGCGATGCTCGACTCGCCAAAGGGGACGAAGGAGACGTTCGGGTGGAAGACCGCAGCCTGGAACGCCGCGCCGGTGGTCGGGCGGACGATCACGCGGGTCGGTGCGATGCTGGGCGTCGTGCCGGACGCCAACAAGGATGTGGACGTGTCGGACATTCTGCCGACCCTGTGGCAGGACCCCAAGGCGCCGCCCGTGGATGGACGATGA
- a CDS encoding regulatory protein RecX, which yields MSADRRPPKPLDPKLLEQIALRYVERFATTEGKLVEYLTRKLRERGWAGEDAPDPRGLAARMVELRYIDDRAYAEMKAASLARRGLGARRVRQALQAARVGPEDHEAIAGQVAEAARDAALAFARRRRIGPFGDGEADRALREKQFAAMLRAGHDMALARQIVSAAPGEMIDDREY from the coding sequence GTGTCTGCCGATCGTCGCCCGCCAAAGCCCCTTGATCCCAAATTGCTGGAGCAGATCGCGCTGCGCTATGTCGAGCGTTTCGCGACGACCGAGGGCAAGCTGGTCGAATATCTGACCCGCAAGCTGCGCGAACGCGGCTGGGCGGGGGAGGATGCGCCCGATCCGCGCGGGCTGGCCGCCAGGATGGTCGAGCTGCGCTATATCGACGACCGCGCCTATGCCGAAATGAAGGCGGCGTCGCTGGCGCGCCGGGGGCTGGGGGCGCGGCGGGTGCGGCAGGCGCTGCAGGCGGCGCGGGTCGGGCCCGAGGATCACGAGGCGATTGCCGGGCAGGTGGCGGAGGCGGCGCGCGACGCCGCGCTGGCCTTTGCCCGGCGGCGGCGAATCGGGCCTTTCGGTGACGGCGAGGCGGATCGCGCGCTTCGCGAGAAGCAGTTCGCGGCGATGCTGCGCGCCGGTCACGACATGGCATTGGCCCGGCAGATCGTGTCGGCGGCGCCCGGCGAGATGATCGACGACCGGGAATATTGA
- a CDS encoding division/cell wall cluster transcriptional repressor MraZ, giving the protein MCEVGVSERGLYQGSGIGLVDDKGRVAIPNALRSTLAQNAPRPDGKDGGTIIIAVHETERCLIAYDPGYVAVLKKELDARTEMSRGPDGRIDYNIKRDLANGEAVPFDGSGRFIMPGFPRFHAGITGHAFFWGTFDYIEIWDPRTLVETPGLPPKMISAARYHCQEKGIAL; this is encoded by the coding sequence ATGTGCGAGGTTGGCGTGTCCGAAAGGGGTTTGTATCAGGGAAGTGGCATTGGCCTTGTCGACGACAAGGGCCGCGTGGCCATCCCCAACGCCCTTCGTTCCACCCTGGCTCAGAACGCGCCGCGCCCCGATGGAAAGGACGGCGGGACCATCATCATCGCCGTACACGAAACCGAACGTTGTCTGATCGCTTATGACCCGGGTTATGTCGCGGTGCTGAAGAAGGAACTGGACGCGCGCACCGAGATGTCGCGCGGGCCCGACGGCCGCATCGACTATAACATCAAGCGCGATCTGGCGAATGGCGAGGCCGTGCCCTTTGACGGGTCGGGCCGTTTCATCATGCCGGGCTTTCCCCGTTTCCATGCCGGGATCACCGGCCATGCCTTTTTCTGGGGCACGTTCGACTATATCGAAATCTGGGACCCCAGGACGCTGGTCGAGACGCCGGGTCTGCCGCCCAAGATGATCTCGGCCGCGCGCTATCACTGCCAGGAAAAGGGGATCGCGCTGTGA
- a CDS encoding UDP-N-acetylmuramoyl-L-alanyl-D-glutamate--2,6-diaminopimelate ligase: MKLNQLDHDITGEGGDALVSGFAIDHRKVAPGTIFGAFQGARVNGEDFIADAVRSGAVAVVARPGVRVEGAVHIASDEPRAAFARLAAAFFAPFPATAVAVTGTNGKTSTVEMTRQLWRMAGHHAASIGTLGVTTADERTYTGLTTPDVVTFLSNVAGLAREGVTHLAFEASSHGLTQYRTEGLEVSAAAFTNLSRDHLDYHGDMGAYLAAKMRLFSEVLSPEGTAVVWADDVESGRVIDLARARGNRLVTVGTRGSTLKLVERHPTLLGQGLMIEDEQGAVHKVQLPLIGAYQAANALVSAGLVIATGGDVARTVADLARLQPVRGRLERAAIARSGAPVYVDYAHTPDALEAAIAALKPHAGGRLIVVFGAGGDRDPGKREVMGQVASLHADRVIVTDDNPRTEDPAAIRAQVMRGATGAIEIGDRREAIAAAIAEAGEQDIVLIAGKGHEQGQIVGDLVLPFDDVSVARECAA; this comes from the coding sequence ATGAAGCTGAACCAACTGGACCATGACATCACGGGCGAGGGCGGCGACGCCCTCGTCTCCGGTTTCGCGATCGACCATCGCAAGGTCGCGCCGGGCACGATCTTCGGCGCGTTCCAGGGCGCGCGGGTGAACGGCGAGGATTTCATCGCCGATGCGGTGCGCAGCGGCGCGGTGGCGGTCGTCGCCCGGCCGGGCGTGCGGGTGGAGGGGGCGGTGCACATCGCCTCCGACGAACCGCGCGCGGCCTTTGCCCGGCTGGCGGCGGCGTTCTTCGCACCCTTCCCGGCGACCGCGGTGGCGGTGACCGGCACCAACGGCAAGACCTCGACGGTCGAGATGACGCGCCAGCTCTGGCGGATGGCGGGGCATCACGCCGCCTCGATCGGCACGCTGGGCGTGACCACCGCCGACGAGCGGACCTATACCGGCCTCACCACGCCCGACGTCGTGACCTTCCTGTCCAATGTTGCGGGGCTGGCGCGTGAGGGCGTGACCCATCTGGCGTTCGAGGCGTCGAGCCACGGCCTGACCCAGTATCGGACCGAGGGGCTGGAGGTGTCGGCGGCGGCCTTCACCAATTTGTCGCGCGACCATCTCGACTATCATGGCGACATGGGGGCCTATCTGGCGGCCAAGATGCGGCTGTTCTCCGAGGTGCTGTCGCCCGAGGGCACGGCGGTCGTGTGGGCCGATGACGTGGAAAGCGGCCGGGTGATCGACCTGGCGCGCGCGCGCGGCAATAGGCTGGTGACGGTCGGCACGCGCGGATCGACGCTGAAGCTGGTCGAGCGGCATCCGACCCTGCTGGGCCAGGGGCTGATGATCGAGGATGAACAGGGCGCGGTGCACAAGGTGCAGCTGCCGCTGATCGGGGCCTACCAAGCCGCCAATGCGCTGGTCTCGGCTGGCCTGGTCATCGCGACTGGCGGCGACGTCGCGCGGACGGTCGCCGATCTGGCCCGGTTGCAGCCGGTGCGCGGGCGGCTGGAACGCGCCGCCATCGCGCGCAGCGGCGCGCCGGTCTATGTCGACTATGCCCATACCCCCGATGCGCTGGAGGCGGCGATCGCGGCGCTCAAGCCGCATGCGGGCGGACGCCTGATCGTGGTGTTCGGCGCAGGGGGCGACCGCGATCCGGGCAAGCGCGAGGTGATGGGACAGGTCGCCTCGCTGCATGCCGACCGGGTGATCGTGACCGACGACAATCCCCGGACCGAGGACCCCGCCGCGATCCGCGCGCAGGTGATGCGCGGCGCGACCGGCGCGATCGAGATCGGCGACCGGCGCGAGGCCATCGCCGCCGCCATCGCCGAGGCGGGCGAGCAGGATATCGTGCTGATCGCGGGCAAGGGCCATGAACAGGGCCAGATCGTCGGCGACCTCGTCCTGCCCTTCGACGATGTGTCGGTGGCGCGGGAGTGCGCGGCATGA
- the murF gene encoding UDP-N-acetylmuramoyl-tripeptide--D-alanyl-D-alanine ligase, translating to MTLWTAQEIAAATGGQASGDFAVSGVAFDSREVGPGDLFVAMAGEATDGHRFLDQAFAQGAAGALVSQPTDHPHVRVVDSFHALEDLARASRARTQATIIGVTGSVGKTSAKEALYAALDRGWRGAVHRSVKSYNNHTGVPLSLARMPRGVRAGVFEMGMNHAGELSALTAMVRPHIAIVTAIAPAHTEFFPDESAIADAKGEIFQGLQPGGTAIVPYDSPHRDRLIAAAKPYADRIVTFGFDPAADVRAVEAMRGPNGGSFVTARLGDKELNFTLSQPGQHWVSNALAVLAAVDAAGGDLGLAGLALAEMGGLAGRGARFRMANGALVIDESYNANPASMRATLAVLAEEPGRHVAVLGEMRELGEDSAAYHAGLAEPILAARVERALLVGESMASLAAALEGRVDFVHVADAKAAQAALASIIAPDDVVLIKGSNGVGLSRVVAALGRESRLGGAQG from the coding sequence ATGACCCTGTGGACCGCGCAGGAGATCGCGGCGGCGACCGGCGGGCAGGCATCGGGCGATTTCGCCGTGTCGGGTGTCGCCTTCGACAGTCGCGAGGTCGGGCCGGGCGATCTGTTCGTCGCGATGGCGGGCGAGGCGACCGATGGCCATCGCTTCCTGGACCAGGCCTTTGCGCAGGGCGCGGCGGGCGCGCTGGTCAGCCAGCCGACCGATCATCCGCATGTCCGCGTCGTCGACAGCTTCCACGCGCTGGAGGACCTCGCACGCGCCAGCCGGGCCCGGACCCAGGCAACGATCATCGGCGTCACCGGATCGGTCGGCAAGACCAGCGCGAAGGAAGCGCTCTATGCCGCGCTGGACCGGGGCTGGCGCGGGGCGGTGCACCGTTCGGTCAAGAGCTACAACAACCATACCGGCGTTCCGCTGAGCCTGGCCCGCATGCCGCGGGGCGTCCGCGCGGGCGTGTTCGAGATGGGGATGAACCATGCGGGCGAATTGTCCGCGCTGACCGCGATGGTCCGCCCGCACATCGCCATCGTCACCGCCATCGCGCCCGCACATACCGAATTCTTCCCCGACGAATCCGCCATCGCCGATGCCAAGGGCGAGATCTTCCAGGGGCTCCAGCCCGGCGGCACCGCCATCGTCCCCTATGACAGCCCGCATCGCGATCGCCTGATCGCGGCGGCCAAGCCCTATGCCGACCGGATCGTGACCTTCGGTTTCGATCCCGCCGCCGATGTCCGCGCGGTCGAGGCGATGCGCGGGCCCAATGGCGGCAGCTTCGTCACCGCCCGGCTGGGCGACAAGGAACTGAACTTCACCCTGTCGCAGCCGGGGCAGCATTGGGTGTCCAACGCGCTGGCGGTGCTGGCGGCGGTGGATGCGGCGGGCGGCGATCTGGGGCTGGCGGGGCTTGCGCTGGCCGAGATGGGCGGGCTGGCCGGGCGCGGCGCGCGGTTCCGCATGGCGAACGGCGCGCTGGTGATCGACGAAAGCTACAACGCCAACCCCGCCTCGATGCGCGCCACGCTGGCGGTGCTGGCCGAGGAGCCCGGCCGCCACGTCGCGGTGCTGGGCGAGATGCGCGAGCTGGGCGAGGATTCGGCCGCCTATCATGCGGGCCTGGCCGAGCCGATCCTGGCCGCGCGCGTCGAACGGGCGCTGCTGGTCGGTGAATCGATGGCGTCGCTGGCCGCCGCGCTTGAGGGGCGGGTCGATTTCGTCCATGTGGCCGATGCTAAGGCCGCGCAAGCCGCGCTGGCCTCGATCATCGCGCCCGACGACGTGGTGCTGATCAAGGGTTCCAACGGGGTCGGGCTGTCGCGGGTCGTCGCCGCTCTGGGACGCGAATCTCGACTGGGCGGGGCGCAGGGTTAA
- a CDS encoding DUF192 domain-containing protein, which yields MALALGLAAIQLSGCSGSEQAKTADTQQAPKVPVTITTASGKQQLHVEQARTAAEQQQGLMYRTDLKRDDGMLFAPYPPEGGGPREASFWMKNTPTSLDIIFIRADGTIARIAENTTPFSETPIPSDEPVAAVLELVGGRAAELGLSEGDSVSWAK from the coding sequence ATGGCGCTCGCGCTGGGGTTGGCCGCGATCCAGCTGAGCGGCTGTTCGGGCTCAGAACAGGCCAAGACGGCGGATACCCAGCAGGCGCCGAAAGTGCCGGTGACCATCACCACCGCATCGGGCAAGCAGCAGCTGCACGTCGAACAGGCCCGCACCGCCGCCGAGCAGCAGCAGGGGCTGATGTACCGCACCGACCTGAAGCGCGATGACGGCATGTTGTTCGCGCCCTATCCGCCCGAGGGCGGCGGCCCGCGCGAGGCGAGTTTCTGGATGAAGAATACGCCGACCTCGCTCGACATCATCTTCATTCGCGCCGACGGCACCATCGCGCGCATCGCGGAGAATACCACGCCCTTCTCGGAAACCCCCATCCCCTCGGACGAGCCGGTCGCGGCAGTACTGGAACTGGTCGGCGGCCGCGCGGCCGAACTGGGCCTGTCGGAGGGCGATTCGGTGTCCTGGGCGAAATGA
- the rsmH gene encoding 16S rRNA (cytosine(1402)-N(4))-methyltransferase RsmH → MPADAPHIPVLLDEVLDALAIHPGETHVDGTFGAGGYTRAMLGRGAKVVAFDRDPDAIANGQALVAAAPGLTLIHREFSRLDQELDTRVDGVVLDIGVSSMQLDQAERGFSFQGDGPLDMRMAQEGESAADFLNTADEAAIADVLYHYGEEPRSRRVAQAIVAARPLTRTGELAAVVRRALGYRPHDKKDPATRTFQAIRIHVNRELDELAEGLAAAERALKPGGRLVVVTFHSLEDRMVKRFFRERAGQMPGGSRHLPQQAAAAAPSFAQVGKAVRAGEAELARNPRARSATLRFATRTESPAWSAGSNGLPGGELNQELGV, encoded by the coding sequence ATGCCCGCCGACGCCCCGCACATCCCTGTCCTGCTGGACGAGGTGCTGGACGCGCTCGCCATCCATCCAGGCGAGACGCATGTCGACGGCACGTTCGGCGCGGGCGGCTATACGCGTGCGATGCTGGGCCGGGGGGCGAAGGTCGTCGCCTTCGACCGCGATCCCGACGCGATCGCCAACGGCCAGGCGCTGGTCGCGGCCGCGCCGGGGCTGACGCTGATCCACCGGGAATTTTCTCGCCTGGATCAGGAACTCGATACCCGCGTTGATGGCGTGGTGCTCGATATCGGGGTGTCCTCGATGCAACTCGACCAGGCGGAACGCGGCTTTTCGTTCCAGGGGGACGGGCCGCTCGACATGCGCATGGCGCAGGAGGGGGAGTCGGCCGCCGATTTCCTCAACACCGCCGATGAGGCCGCGATCGCCGACGTCCTCTATCATTATGGCGAGGAACCGCGTTCGCGCCGCGTCGCGCAGGCGATCGTCGCCGCACGCCCGCTGACCCGCACCGGCGAACTGGCCGCCGTGGTCCGCCGCGCCTTGGGCTATCGCCCGCATGACAAGAAGGACCCGGCAACCCGGACCTTCCAGGCGATCCGCATCCATGTGAACCGCGAACTGGACGAACTGGCCGAGGGACTGGCGGCGGCGGAGCGCGCGCTGAAGCCGGGCGGGCGGCTGGTGGTCGTCACCTTCCACAGCCTGGAAGACCGCATGGTCAAGCGCTTCTTCCGCGAGCGCGCCGGTCAGATGCCGGGCGGGTCGCGTCACCTGCCGCAACAGGCCGCCGCCGCCGCGCCCAGCTTTGCCCAGGTCGGCAAGGCGGTGCGCGCGGGCGAGGCGGAGCTGGCCCGCAATCCGCGCGCGCGTTCGGCGACGCTGCGCTTTGCGACGCGGACCGAGTCCCCCGCCTGGTCGGCGGGATCGAATGGATTGCCGGGGGGCGAGTTGAATCAGGAGTTGGGCGTATGA
- a CDS encoding cysteine synthase A — MDATPDTLALIGNTPLVRLKGPSEATGCDIYGKCEFANPGASVKDRAALFIVEDAEARGALRPGGTIVEGTAGNTGIGLALVANAKGYRTIIVMPETQSREKMDTLRALGAELVLVPAAPYSSPCHFVHTSRRIAEETDNAIWANQFDNIANRRAHIVGTAEEIWTQLDGRIDGFTCAAGTGGTLAGVGMGLKAHDESVVIALSDPHGAALYDYYAHGELKSEGSSVAEGIGQGRITANLDGAPIDTQFRISDAEGWYWVQRLLSEEGLCLGLSSGINVGGAVALAKALGPGKRIATILCDTGFRYLSTLHNPAWRAEKGL, encoded by the coding sequence ATGGATGCAACACCCGACACGCTGGCCCTGATCGGCAACACCCCGCTCGTCCGTCTGAAGGGGCCGAGCGAGGCCACCGGCTGCGACATTTACGGCAAATGCGAATTCGCCAATCCGGGCGCCAGCGTGAAGGACCGCGCCGCGCTGTTCATCGTCGAGGATGCCGAGGCGCGCGGGGCGCTGCGCCCCGGCGGCACGATCGTCGAGGGGACGGCGGGCAATACCGGCATCGGGCTGGCGCTGGTCGCCAATGCCAAGGGCTATCGCACGATCATCGTGATGCCCGAGACGCAGAGCCGCGAGAAGATGGACACGCTGCGCGCGCTGGGGGCCGAACTGGTCCTGGTGCCCGCCGCGCCCTATTCCAGCCCCTGTCACTTCGTCCACACCTCGCGCCGGATCGCCGAGGAGACGGACAATGCCATCTGGGCCAACCAGTTCGACAATATCGCCAATCGCCGCGCGCATATCGTCGGCACCGCCGAGGAGATCTGGACCCAGCTGGACGGGCGGATCGACGGCTTCACCTGCGCGGCGGGCACGGGTGGTACGCTGGCGGGCGTCGGCATGGGGTTGAAGGCGCATGACGAGTCGGTCGTCATCGCGCTCAGCGACCCGCACGGCGCGGCGCTCTACGACTATTATGCGCATGGCGAGCTGAAGTCCGAAGGCTCGTCGGTCGCCGAGGGGATCGGGCAGGGGCGGATCACCGCCAATCTTGACGGCGCGCCGATCGACACGCAATTTCGCATTTCCGACGCGGAAGGCTGGTACTGGGTGCAGCGGCTCCTGAGCGAGGAAGGGCTGTGCCTGGGCCTGTCGTCGGGCATCAATGTCGGCGGCGCGGTGGCGCTGGCCAAGGCATTGGGGCCGGGCAAGCGTATCGCAACCATTTTGTGCGATACGGGGTTTCGCTACCTCTCCACGCTCCATAATCCGGCGTGGCGGGCGGAGAAGGGTCTTTAA
- the aat gene encoding leucyl/phenylalanyl-tRNA--protein transferase, translating into MSRRDQPGPVERLTPHLVLGAYAVGVFPMADTREADHVYWVEPRKRAILPLDGFHLSRSLRKTVAADRFRVTADTAFESIIRMCAESVPDRPETWINYAIERVFIDLFDMGFAHSIECWDGEELVGGLYGLGLGRAFFGESMVSRRTDASKVAMVWLVARLRAGGYSLLDCQFQTPHLSTMGAVEIGRDDYVALLSDALAGVVAPGASASGVSAAGDFAALDRLGAAPDEAAGTVSGPVSGQDIVQLLAQTS; encoded by the coding sequence ATGAGCCGGCGGGATCAGCCGGGCCCGGTCGAGCGGCTGACTCCCCATCTTGTGCTGGGCGCCTATGCCGTGGGGGTGTTCCCCATGGCCGACACGCGCGAGGCCGACCATGTCTATTGGGTCGAGCCCCGCAAGCGCGCGATCCTGCCGCTCGACGGCTTTCACTTGTCGCGCTCGCTGCGCAAGACGGTCGCCGCCGACCGGTTCCGCGTGACCGCCGACACCGCGTTCGAATCGATCATCCGGATGTGCGCCGAAAGCGTGCCCGACCGGCCCGAGACCTGGATCAATTACGCGATCGAGCGGGTCTTCATCGACCTGTTCGACATGGGCTTTGCCCATTCGATCGAATGCTGGGACGGCGAAGAGCTGGTCGGCGGGCTGTACGGCCTGGGGCTGGGCCGCGCCTTTTTCGGCGAATCGATGGTCAGCCGCCGGACCGACGCGTCCAAGGTCGCGATGGTCTGGCTGGTCGCGCGGCTGCGCGCCGGGGGGTACAGCCTGCTCGACTGCCAGTTCCAGACGCCGCATCTGTCGACCATGGGCGCGGTCGAGATCGGGCGCGACGATTATGTCGCGCTGCTGTCCGATGCGTTGGCCGGGGTGGTCGCGCCGGGCGCCTCCGCCTCGGGCGTGTCGGCGGCGGGCGACTTCGCCGCGCTCGACCGCCTGGGCGCCGCGCCGGACGAGGCGGCGGGCACCGTCTCCGGGCCGGTTTCGGGCCAGGACATCGTGCAGCTCTTGGCCCAGACGTCATAG
- a CDS encoding cold-shock protein, with translation MLDETPNTGGGIDGEAADAAVRLTGVVKWFDVTRGFGFAVADDRAYGDVLLHFTVLQPHARRSLPEGARVEMLAVERGRGYQAREVLSIDLTHAVPEMPKRPRSPDRIDPETLVDAAGDPELVAVKWFNRLKGYGFLLRDRDGADIFVHMETLRRGGLITVEPGQPLAARIVDGPKGPLAVVVTERM, from the coding sequence ATGCTGGATGAAACGCCAAATACAGGGGGCGGCATCGACGGCGAAGCGGCGGATGCGGCCGTAAGGCTGACGGGGGTCGTCAAGTGGTTCGATGTGACGCGCGGCTTCGGCTTCGCGGTCGCGGACGATCGGGCGTACGGGGATGTGCTGCTGCACTTCACCGTGCTTCAGCCGCATGCCCGGCGCAGCCTGCCCGAAGGCGCGCGGGTGGAGATGCTCGCGGTGGAGCGCGGGCGCGGCTATCAGGCGCGCGAGGTGTTGAGCATCGACCTGACCCATGCCGTGCCCGAAATGCCCAAGCGGCCCCGCTCGCCCGACAGGATCGATCCCGAGACGCTGGTCGATGCCGCGGGCGATCCCGAACTGGTCGCGGTCAAATGGTTCAACCGGCTGAAAGGCTATGGCTTTCTGCTGCGCGACCGCGACGGGGCGGATATCTTCGTGCATATGGAGACGCTGCGGCGCGGCGGCCTTATCACGGTCGAGCCGGGACAGCCGCTGGCCGCGCGGATCGTCGATGGGCCCAAGGGGCCGTTGGCGGTGGTGGTGACGGAAAGGATGTAA